The region acacacacagacccacccACCAGTAACGGCAGATCAGGAAAGTTGTGTTCAGTTAAAGAGTGAAATTCCATGCGATTTTTGTATCGGATGCTCTACATGATGAAGAAAACCAAGTATGTCACTTTATACAAGCAAAAATTGGTGCACTGAAGAATATGAATTTACATTTTAGTGTAATATCACATGCATAcaacattattttaaacaatttcTGCTTCCTTCTTTCTAGGTGGACAAAGGTGTTGTGCCCCTCGCAGGAACAAATGGAGAGACCACCACTCAGGGTAGGTGGCATTAGGAAAACACACTCTCAAAGCCTTTCCAAACATTACAAAACCCCTGCTGTGTTTCTGATGgatgtatctgtgtatgtgttggaGTGTAGGTCTGGACGGGCTGTCTGAGCGCTGTGCGCAGTACAAGAAGGACGGTGCAGACTTCGCCAAGTGGCGCAGCGTACTGAAGATCAGCGACACCACGCCGTCTGAGCTGGCTATCTTTGAGAATGCTAATGTTCTGGCACGATATGCCAGCATCTGCCAGCAGGTTGGTGTGCGATTACTGAAAATTTTATTTagttaggttaaaaaaaagatatttttccCTCCTTAGGGAGTTGAGTACACTACTGGGCATTATGATAAACTCCTAGTGTATCTGTTAGAATGTGTGAATTTGCCTTGAACTTATACTTTGTAATGTCTCCTAGAATGGTATTGTTCCCATTGTGGAACCTGAGATCCTTCCTGATGGAGACCATGACCTGAAGCGTTGCCAGTACGTCACTGAGAAGGTGAATTTACTGAGGACTATATATAACACAAACCACTGTATACGTccttttaaagtttttatttcACTACAATGCCCTCACTGTACTTTGACATACATGtgtctctctcctgctgctAGGTCCTAGCTGCAGTGTACAAGGCTCTGTCAGACCACCACGTGTACCTGGAAGGGACACTGCTGAAACCCAACATGGTCACAGCAGGACACTCCTGCCCCACCAAGTACAGCAACGAGGAAATCGCAATGGCTACCGTCACCGCCCTGCGCCGCACCGTGCCTCCAGCTGTCACAGGTCAGAACGCAGATAGATATAAGAAAGAAAAGTGAATTGGCTGGGATCTGTACGATATGTAAGGGACGTGTGCATGTATATCTCACACTAAGTCAAATCTGTGTAAATATATTTTGACACAGGGAAAATATTAACTGAAAACAACTACATTACTAATATATAATTCTAAAAATACACTTGCTGCTATAGTATCATTAATGTATTTTATAAATACTTAATTTTGAAGGtccattattattaatatattcaGTATAGTTTCCTGGAAATAATTGAATACAGATTTTAGGCAAAATGGAGACAAAATTCTCAGACTGTAATTTTAGCTAGTATTTAGTTAGTTGCACTAActttaaaatttattttagtaataaaaatgacataagAAATTATTAGGACATTATTAGGGATTTACGGAcccttaaaataaaatgttacaaCATAATGTATTGCAAGAGTATGTATTGTTATATATTGCCAGATTAATTCTTTGTTTGTCCCACCCTCAAATATTAAGAAAGCCAGATAATTACCATTCATAGAGATTTGAGGGTTAAATGTTAAAGATGATATGATGATAAATAACTTGTGTATTTGCTTGTttctattgtttgtttgtttttctcaggAGTGACATTCTTGTCAGGTGGCCAGTCCGAAGAAGAAGCCAGCGTGAACCTCAACGCCATTAACAACTGTCCACTCGCCAAGCCCTGGGCCCTGACTTTCTCCTATGGCCGCGCCCTGCAGGcctctgctctgagcgcatggAGAGGAGAGCTGAGCAACGAGAAGGCTGCTGCTGAGGAGTTCTTGAAACGTGCTCAGGTCAGAACAGACATCAGACCCATCCTTCGCAgagtaaaatgaaacaaagttacTTTATGCATCATTGTCAATTGttaataaattaatttttcttcttcttctttaggcAAACAGTCTGGCTGCGCTCGGCAAGTACGAGTCTTCTGGAAGTGGTGCCGCCGCAGGACAATCCCTCTACGTAGCTAATCACGCCTACTAAACATCTACCACATTCAACTGTGGCCTAGTTATAGTCTTATATCTGCTCTGCTATTCCTCCTCACTCCTCCATCAATCACAGGCCTGCGCTGTCTACTGTACCTTAGAGTTGTCAGAGTTATTAAAATTACATGATTAGAtatgtgtatttaaaaaaaacacaatgggtTTTATTTAACCAAACAAATCAAAACTGCTTTGAGACAATTTATGACTGAAGTGGAAAACTATGTTATGCCGTGTCAGAGATCTGCAGTTAAGAGGCTGCAAAATGTTAACAATAGATCAAGATAGAAAGACAGTATTTAACTCATGCCTCTTCTCAACTGCTGCCCTCTTCACACCCGGTGCTGTCTCCCTTTCTCTCGCACATGATAAACCTTGAGCCACTCCCAAGCagggaggtgtgtgtttgtgtctgtttgcttCGGTCAAAACGCAGTATTGGCTCATCCTCAAAGCGCTATactaacatcctccatgacagtGGGACCAACCAATTATTATTGGCATCAGTACATACTTTAAGGGACAGGGGACAAGACAAATGTAAGGACGTTGACTTGCGACTGTCCAAAAGTGCGGGGAGCCTGTTGTACTTTCAGAAAGCCTTAGCTCCAGCAGAGGTCAGTAGACTCTCACCAGGATTCATCCTAACCTTTTTGTTAACTACACGCTTCTAATCGCCACTAATCAGAGAAACCTCTTGTGTGTCTATTGTCAGTATAACATTATGTTGCAATTACATACAGTAATTAATGTATTTAGTTGTGTGAAGGTGTCGATATTATGTGATGCTTGTGTGTTCCCActcccccccacacccccccaccTTCCTGATTCCTCCAGCCCGCCCCACAGGAAGAGGAGATGGTTTCTATTGACATATTGTGGACCAATATGTGGGGTTAGCAGTGGGGAAACACTCACTGCTGTTGGGATACTGTGATGTTTGTGATGTTAATATTGTTCTTAAAGCACTTGGTGTGTCAAATAGTGGAGATAAACTAAAAATAAACGTTAAAAACTACATGAGATCTCATTGTGTGACATTATTATATTGCTGCTATTCTTATAGTGTCTATCCCAATAATTTTTCTTTGGATGTAATTTGATTCTGCATTCCTGACACCTTGTCGTAAGAGGTTGGAATAGCCTTCTTGTATCACTTTATATAGTGTTGTAAGCCTAGATCTCTCCCCACACCGTGTTCATCCAGCCAATTTACTTCTAGTTATTTAAATACAGTGGTGGAGCGTGTAGGATTATTTTGTTAAGAATATAATGTAAGACCTCAGATTTCATGACATTCTCTCTCCCTGTTCTTATGGGCCTTGAGGAAGTCATCTGGTCTTGGGAAAGGATAAGACATTATTAAAATTGAAGATGTAGCAGTTGCTCGAAAAAGCTAATTAATTAATAACTTGAACCAAAAGGAGGATTCCTTTCCCAGATGAACAGGGTGAGACAACAATGGTCAGTGTTTTGCAAGCGTGTGATTTGTGACACAGAGTATGAAAATGACCTGGCTCTCATGAAAACTCCTTAAGTTTGCAGGAGATTAAAAACATACAGATGTTCAAATCCATCAATAGCCACTTGTCTCTTTTGAGCTGAGACTGGGAGAAGTCAAGATCATGTTTTCATGCAGTGTGTTACATATTGTTAAGGAGCACCATAACAGCACCATGAAGGAAGCAGAGAAAGTGGTTGTAGCGATAGGCTATTTTGTCTTGAAGTAATCTTATCCTTGTGCACAagtttattgtattttgcaatatcattcactaaagcttgttattaactttaactggaGGAATCTTGAGTCTTATTTTGAATCCTGAGTCTATTTtctctgatctaccagtaaacAAACACTATTCAGTGaccatagaattggagtcagattaagtcTGGCTTTTTTAGGGCCAGACCGGTCATCGGTCACATTTTAGAATAAATTCTTACAAGCGCAAGGGcttaactttgggttcaacactGGAGGAGTTGAATCTTCATTTCCTGGATTCTGGTGAATTGCAACAATGTGTGCATTTTTTGCATTAAGTTATggtgaaaatgtctttatttatgtaaaggaaattctaatagttttttttgcattggCCAGTTTAGATTATTGGTAAATTACACCTATGGGTGGAAGTAGTATTCAGATCGCTTAGAATCTTTACTAAAgttaaagtagcaataccacattGTGAAAAGTGtaggtcctgcattcaaaacaaTGTATGTAACTATTATCAGCAATTTAcattaagtatcaaaagtaaaaatattttGCGGAAACGTTCCCTGAATTCATATTACTCCTGgattaatgtgtatgttgcattttactgctgtagatgtttaagttTGTGCTCAACTACTTTATATAGTGGtaggtagtttaatctacagcaaagCATCCTATTTTATAAGATAATCATGTTTGTAGCATCTCtttcctgtgagaaccacgtatctctaaaaagtcaagtcagaaaaacagccctgtttctGTCAATGCATTTTCCAACTGATCCAAGAGGGTTTTTAAATAGTCCATTAAGTTTAAGAAGTAcgatcattttctttttcaacccATAAAGGAGACTTAATCCTTCTAAATCTTGCAATAGTGGCTTAAAGGTAAGGCCAAAAAGTAACAAGTATGATCCTGAGATCAGCTTAATGAATTTGGATAGgcaaagtgaaagagcagtgcCTGCCCCTTAATGCCACCCATGAGCCCTTGAGCAATGCCCCTACCTCCTGACTTCTACAGTAAAGCTGCTCAGTGTCTGTATAAAATAGGTGTCAAcatgtgtggt is a window of Perca fluviatilis chromosome 16, GENO_Pfluv_1.0, whole genome shotgun sequence DNA encoding:
- the aldocb gene encoding fructose-bisphosphate aldolase C-B, which gives rise to MTHQYPALSTEQKKELQEIAQRIVAPGKGILAADESTGSMGKRLNPIGVENTEENRRRYRQLLFTADERMDSCIGGVIFFHETLYQNTDDGTSFAKLIKDRDIVVGIKVDKGVVPLAGTNGETTTQGLDGLSERCAQYKKDGADFAKWRSVLKISDTTPSELAIFENANVLARYASICQQNGIVPIVEPEILPDGDHDLKRCQYVTEKVLAAVYKALSDHHVYLEGTLLKPNMVTAGHSCPTKYSNEEIAMATVTALRRTVPPAVTGVTFLSGGQSEEEASVNLNAINNCPLAKPWALTFSYGRALQASALSAWRGELSNEKAAAEEFLKRAQANSLAALGKYESSGSGAAAGQSLYVANHAY